One segment of Theobroma cacao cultivar B97-61/B2 chromosome 9, Criollo_cocoa_genome_V2, whole genome shotgun sequence DNA contains the following:
- the LOC18587638 gene encoding protein MLP1 isoform X4 produces MGLNQFDRGGETEFEVDGRFPSSEHGECAEPLEGATSEVTRMDGPSSEAEQAIGRDDASVFTGAASSSQADGSLAVSPQMKKLAEDVIPCSPVEEEQEICSSFDAIGGEKTAEGNQQYLPGGSFVSWGRSHETSLQTEAASSSDLTLFLARDGSLKLSQLAEVIRGLDEDEYRLLLNSQELVSIANVGTDTLAPSFHPDLFEKLKEELYLTSFTKDIFYLQLSEQSDLQMESDRHCHQLIDEIPVLRSSINEVHMKNACLVEELAQCRSELQVCANAREELQNQFHTALAQAEEFSAKANELHVSLVRSQEDLSSLLSELADYKNLVAAIQVDNDNLNRTLHSLTEERKTLAEEKESSLHENEKLSMELARYKDLVVTFQEESEQLNVTLASLTEERKALVDEKLLSLQENEKLLAELADCKGLIAALQVEHSDISKNLALMTGERMKLEEEKELLACGKEKAALDLEECKGLLAALQDEKSNLNGNLTLVTEERKKLEEDKEYLFHENERLASELLVLQEQLTTEREEHMQLEAELKEVTVRLEQLMEENSFLSASLDMQKAKIVEIDGRENRDVEAGSQVQSLDVGSRVQENAVDNEHSCQIPSKQDPEASVVVLEKTLPVDVVGGPSLALLEQEVFDDSSGFLVLKGHLKEAEGILQNLEKSFEQMHFHSALLQRSSSKLAAPGVSKLIQAFESKVQHDEPEVEEGDLTEYKSLADQFNSTKEVTENLRAVLKLLGQDTDNASALYRRERDCRKSANFTFGELKVQHEALKDYGDNLEATNIELGILYEAAKQHAFAIEAKNNELEVLYEALKYQESSLSSENAELGEKLSEYHLRITEMQSHFSDLQQRSDEMASALNHQLESLQKEAAERALMLELEWKSTVTQIVETVRRLDESIGRVSNSTFSNNSNDLLDVNSLVTTSVSFAINIIQDLQEKLEAAYTGHDALSGSYKEVNEKYDDLLRKNELMVGILNEFYNDLKKLVIDSCVLVGEPEINPQVEELPDPLDYSKYKNFIEQLEYVLGERLQLQSVTDQLNSELMNKTRDFEEMRRECLNSNAIQKLIEYVESVVEPESNETDSDKTPGSRLEFLVSLLVKKYKDIGEQVTDCREEFGSKVMELTEVEEKIHQLDALRLQRELEILALKESLRQEQEALMTARSELQEKISELEQSEQRVSSLREKLSIAVAKGKGLVVQRDGLKQSFAETSAELDRCSQELQVKDSQLHELEIKLKTYSEAGERVEALESELSYIRNSATALRESFLLKDSVLQRIEEILEDLDLPEHFHSRDIIEKVDWLARSTTGNSLPPTDWDQKSSVGGSYSDAGFVTVDTWKEDAQPSSTVGEDLRRKYEDLQSKFYGLAEQNEMLEQSLMERNHLVQRWEELLDGIDMPSQLRSLEPEERIEWLGGALSEAYHDRNSLQEKIDNLENYCASLTADLEASEKRIYDLEVGLQSVTLEREHLSERLETLTSDHHNHAAKAAEFELENENLQNKVSGLQEELVKRIEEEEGLLKMEGEIRRLQDLVCDVLRDPELKDLVPGDSSIACLEGLLKKLIENYTSLNSMNTELVNIEMDQTKLGDEARSREALTTTQEDVASLKKELEEVLHDLMQVKEERDGHFRKHQSLLHEVQELERKREELQDLLNQEEQKSASVREKLNVAVRKGKSLVQQRDTLKKTIEEMNTELENLKSELSYRENALADYELKIRDLSSYPERLQALEADNLFLRNHLTETERVLEEKGHLLHRVFNSIADIDVGVEIDTFDPVEKLGRIGKVCHDLHAAVASSEQESRKSKRAAELLLAELNEVQERNDGLQEDLAKVASELTEVMKERDVAEAAKLEVLSQLEKLSTVHSEENRKQYSELMILQSSVNELRKGFNDIHNLLSDVSSKDLEFLQNLEVNIKSCLEGDDARDVAGSPYITSSNLENKNFQSMDTWSVTNMQDLMDDDAIVKVCSLIRHHLQGLMTEIAALKEKFIVHSKLLHEQGHSISNVLGILHRERNSLKESFEAMRRNIMHIESIGKEKDLEIVVLRRNIALLYEACANSVLEIENRKAELLGNNLATADQGTYLKHVTLADGGLPLSGQDSVSSEEHIRTVADKLLSTMKDFSSMKAEIAEGSQREMKITIANLQKELQEKDIQKERICMELVGQIKLAEAAATNYSRDLQSSKTLVHDLEKEVEVMREEQKSLQQRVKELQERLKSLTDVLSSKDQEIEALTQALDEEEIQMEELTKKIEELEKVLQQKNTDLENLEASRGKVVKKLSITVSKFDELHNLSESLLAEVEQLQSQLQDRDAEISFLRQEVTRCTNDVLVTSQMSNKRDSDEIYEFLTWIEAIFSRVGVPVLHFDTKNSKVPEYKEIIQKKISSVISELEDLRGVAQSRDELLQAERSKVEELTRREETLKKTLREKESQLDLLEAEGDVGQAASLNSEIVEVEPVINKWALAGTSTASQVRSLRKVNNDQVAIAIDMDDGSNSRLEDEDEDKVHGFKSLTSSRIVPRFTRPITDMVDGLWVSCDRALMRQPALRLGIIIYWAVLHTLLAAFVF; encoded by the exons ATGGGGTTGAACCAATTTGATAGAGGCGGTGAAACAGAGTTTGAAGTTGATGGTAGATTTCCTTCGTCTGAGCATGGTGAATGTGCTGAACCTCTCGAAGGGGCAACTTCAGAAGTAACTAGAATGGATGGGCCATCCAGTGAGGCAGAGCAGGCCATCGGCAGAGATGATGCGTCTGTATTTACTGGGGCAGCCAGCAGTTCCCAAGCAGATGGAAGTTTGGCTGTGAGTCCTCAGATGAAAAAACTGGCTGAAGATGTAATACCCTGTTCACCTGttgaagaagaacaagaaataTGCTCTTCATTTGATGCTATTGGTGGTGAAAAGACTGCAGAAGGAAATCAGCAATATTTACCAGGGGGCTCCTTTGTGTCTTGGGGTAGAAGTCATGAAACATCTCTTCAGACAGAAGCGGCAAGTTCATCAGATCTGACTTTGTTTCTTGCCAGGGATGGTTCTCTCAAACTCTCTCAGCTAGCAGAGGTGATAAGAGGTCTTGATGAAGATGAATATAGGCTTCTGCTTAACTCTCAAGAATTGGTTTCCATTGCAAATGTTGGGACTGATACTTTAGCACCATCTTTCCATCCAGATTTATTCGAGAAATTGAAAGAGGAATTATATCTCACAAGTTTTACGAaagatatattttatttacagCTTTCTGAGCAGTCAGATCTGCAAATGGAATCTGATCGGCATTGTCATCAGCTTATTGATGAAATACCTGTGCTTCGTTCTTCCATCAATGAGGTTCACATGAAGAACGCATGCCTTGTAGAAGAGCTAGCACAATGCAGGTCTGAACTCCAGGTTTGTGCTAATGCAAGGGAGGAGCTGCAAAACCAATTTCATACTGCATTGGCACAGGCTGAGGAATTTTCTGCTAAAGCAAATGAGTTGCACGTTAGCCTTGTAAGGTCACAAGAGGATTTATCGAGCCTCTTGTCTGAATTAGCTGATTACAAGAATCTGGTGGCCGCTATACAGGTGGATAATGATAACTTAAATAGGACTCTTCATTCGCTGACTGAGGAGAGAAAGACACTTGCAGAGGAAAAGGAATCTTCTCTCCATGAGAATGAAAAACTGTCAATGGAGTTAGCTAGATACAAGGATTTGGTGGTCACTTTTCAGGAGGAGAGTGAACAGTTAAATGTGACTCTTGCTTCGCTGACTGAGGAGAGAAAGGCACTTGTGGATGAGAAACTGTTGTCTCTTCAGGAGAATGAGAAGCTACTGGCGGAATTAGCTGATTGCAAGGGCTTGATTGCTGCTTTACAGGTGGAACATTCTGACATAAGTAAGAATCTTGCTCTAATGAcaggagagagaatgaagcttgaagaagaaaaggagcTTCTTGCATGTGGGAAAGAGAAAGCAGCTCTTGACTTGGAAGAGTGTAAGGGTTTGCTTGCTGCTCTACAAGATGAAAAGTCTAACTTGAATGGGAACCTTACTTTAGTTACAGAGGAGAGGAAGAAGCTTGAGGAGGACAAGGAGTATCTTTTCCATGAAAATGAGAGACTTGCTTCTGAGTTGCTTGTTCTCCAAGAGCAGTTAACTACAGAACGTGAGGAACACATGCAACTTGAGGCTGAGCTAAAAGAAGTAACAGTGCGCCTAGAGCAGTTAATGGAGGAAAACAGTTTTCTCAGTGCCAGTCTGGACATGCAGAAGGCCAAGATTGTGGAAATTGATGGCAGGGAAAACCGGGATGTTGAAGCTGGGAGTCAAGTACAAAGTTTGGATGTTGGTAGCAGGGTCCAAGAAAATGCAGTTGACAATGAACATTCTTGCCAAATCCCTTCTAAGCAAGATCCTGAAGCTTCCGTTGTGGTATTGGAGAAAACCTTACCTGTTGATGTCGTTGGTGGGCCATCACTTGCACTGCTTGAACAGGAAGTCTTTGATGATTCTTCTGGTTTTCTAGTCTTGAAGGGACACTTGAAGGAGGCTGAGGGAATATTGCAAAACCTTGAAAAGTCATTTGAACAGATGCACTTTCATTCAGCCTTGTTACAGCGCTCCAGCAGTAAATTGGCTGCACCAGGAGTATCGAAACTGATTCAAGCCTTTGAGTCAAAGGTCCAACATGATGAGCCTGAGGTTGAGGAAGGAGATTTGACTGAATACAAATCACTGGCagatcaatttaattcaacAAAAGAGGTAACAGAAAATTTGAGAGCTGTGCTTAAGCTCTTGGGTCAGGATACTGATAATGCTAGTGCACTTTATAGACGTGAGCGGGATTGTAGAAAATCTGCTAATTTCACATTTGGGGAGCTCAAGGTTCAACATGAAGCTTTGAAGGATTACGGTGACAATCTTGAAGCAACCAACATTGAGCTGGGGATTCTGTATGAAGCTGCTAAGCAACATGCTTTTGCAATTGAAGCCAAGAATAATGAACTTGAGGTTCTTTATGAAGCTCTAAAGTATCAAGAAAGTAGCCTCAGTTCAGAAAATGCGGAGCTTGGTGAGAAATTGAGCGAGTATCATTTGAGAATTACTGAAATGCAGAGTCACTTTTCTGATTTACAGCAAAGGTCAGATGAGATGGCTTCTGCTCTAAATCACCAGTTGGAAAGTTTACAGAAGGAAGCAGCTGAGAGGGCATTGATGCTTGAACTAGAATGGAAATCTACAGTTACTCAGATTGTTGAAACAGTCAGGAGGCTTGATGAGTCTATTGGGAGAGTCTCCAACTCCACCTTCTCAAATAACAGCAATGATCTCTTGGATGTAAATAGCCTGGTCACTACTTCTGTTAGTTTTGCCATTAACATAATCCAGGATCTGCAAGAGAAACTAGAAGCTGCTTATACAGGTCATGATGCGCTATCTGGTTCTTATAAAGAAGTCAATGAGAAGTATGATGATTTGCTCAGGAAGAATGAATTAATGGTAGGGATACTAAATGAGTTTTACAATGATCTGAAGAAACTTGTGATTGATTCATGTGTATTGGTGGGTGAGCCTGAGATAAACCCTCAAGTTGAGGAGCTGCCTGATCCCTTAGATTACAGCAAGTATAAGAACTTCATTGAACAACTGGAGTATGTTTTAGGTGAAAGGCTGCAGCTCCAGTCTGTAACTGACCAACTTAATTCAGAATTGATGAATAAGACAAGAGACTTTGAGGAAATGAGAAGAGAATGCCTTAATTCAAATGCCATTCAAAAGCTTATAGAATATGTTGAGAGTGTTGTAGAACCGGAAAGCAATGAGACTGACTCAGATAAAACACCTGGTTCTCGCCTTgaatttttagtttctttGCTTGTTAAGAAGTACAAAGACATTGGTGAGCAGGTGACTGATTGTAGGGAGGAGTTTGGATCTAAGGTGATGGAATTGACAGAGGTGGAGGAAAAGATACATCAGTTAGATGCATTGAGACTTCAGCGTGAATTGGAAATCCTTGCTTTGAAAGAAAGCTTGCGCCAGGAACAGGAAGCCCTTATGACTGCACGTTCTGAGTTACAGGAAAAAATAAGTGAACTTGAACAGTCAGAGCAGCGAGTGTCTTCTCTTAGGGAGAAGCTTAGCATAGCTGTCGCAAAGGGGAAAGGTTTGGTGGTGCAGCGTGATGGTCTTAAGCAGTCATTTGCGGAGACATCTGCTGAACTAGATAGATGCTCTCAGGAATTACAGGTGAAAGATTCCCAGCTTCATgaattagaaataaaactgAAGACTTACTCAGAGGCAGGTGAGCGTGTGGAAGCTCTGGAATCTGAGCTTTCATACATTCGCAACTCAGCTACCGCATTAAGAGAATCATTTCTTCTCAAAGACTCTGTACTGCAGAGAATTGAAGAGATTTTAGAAGACCTAGATCTGCCTGAGCATTTCCATTCTAGAGATATTATTGAAAAAGTTGATTGGTTAGCAAGGTCCACCACTGGTAATTCTTTGCCTCCCACTGATTGGGATCAGAAAAGTTCTGTTGGTGGTTCATACTCTGATGCGGGTTTTGTCACTGTGGATACCTGGAAAGAAGATGCACAACCAAGCTCAACTGTAGGGGAGGACTTGAGAAGAAAATATGAGGACCTTCAGAGCAAGTTTTATGGGTTGGCAGAACAAAATGAAATGCTGGAACAGTCCTTAATGGAAAGGAACCACTTGGTGCAAAGATGGGAGGAACTTTTGGACGGAATCGATATGCCTTCACAGTTGCGGTCCTTGGAACCTGAAGAAAGGATTGAATGGTTGGGAGGTGCACTTTCAGAGGCTTATCATGATAGAAATTCTTTACAAGAGAAGATTGATAACCTTGAAAACTATTGTGCGTCTTTAACTGCAGATTTGGAAGCGTCTGAAAAGAGAATATATGATCTTGAGGTGGGCCTTCAATCAGTTACTCTTGAGAGGGAGCATCTTTCTGAAAGATTGGAGACTTTGACTTCTGATCATCATAACCATGCAGCAAAGGCAGCTGAGTTTGAACTTGAGAATGAAAACCTCCAGAATAAAGTTAGTGGTTTGCAGGAAGAATTGGTTAAGAGGATTGAAGAGGAGGAAGGTCTTCTCAAGATGGAGGGTGAGATAAGGAGATTGCAGGACTTGGTTTGTGATGTATTACGGGATCCTGAATTAAAAGATTTGGTTCCTGGTGACAGTAGTATTGCATGTTTGGAAGGATTACTGAAGAAACTTATAGAGAATTATACTAGTCTTAATTCTATGAATACTGAACTTGTGAATATTGAAATGGACCAGACCAAGCTAGGTGATGAAGCCAGAAGCAGAGAAGCACTGACTACTACTCAGGAGGATGTAGCTTCTTTGAAAAAAGAGCTGGAGGAGGTGCTGCATGACTTGATGCAAGTGAAGGAGGAAAGAGATGGACACTTCAGAAAGCATCAATCTTTGCTTCATGAAGTTCAAGAACTTGAAAGGAAAAGGGAGGAGTTGCAAGACCTACTAAATCAAGAAGAGCAGAAGTCAGCTTCTGTGAGAGAAAAGTTAAATGTTGCTGTTAGAAAAGGGAAATCTTTGGTGCAACAACGGGACACTCTGAAAAAAACCATTGAAGAGATGAATACTGAGCTGGAAAACTTGAAATCTGAGCTTAGCTACCGGGAAAATGCTCTGGCTGATTATGAATTGAAGATCAGGGACCTCTCTTCTTATCCTGAAAGATTACAAGCTTTAGAAGCGGACAATTTGTTCTTGAGGAATCATCTGACAGAAACTGAGCGCGTTTTGGAGGAGAAAGGACACCTTTTACACAGGGTATTTAACTCCATAGCTGACATTGATGttggtgtggaaattgatACCTTTGATCCAGTGGAGAAGCTGGGGCGAATTGGGAAAGTGTGCCATGATTTGCATGCAGCTGTTGCTTCTTCTGAACAAGAGTCACGGAAGTCCAAGAGAGCTGCAGAGCTACTGCTTGCAGAGTTGAATGAGGTTCAAGAGAGAAACGATGGTCTTCAGGAAGATCTAGCAAAGGTTGCCAGTGAACTTACAGAAGTCATGAAGGAAAGGGATGTGGCAGAGGCTGCTAAACTTGAAGTTCTGTCGCAACTTGAAAAGTTATCCACAGTTCACTCTGAAGAGAATAGGAAACAATATTCTGAATTAATGATATTACAATCTAGTGTAAATGAACTCAGGAAGGGCTTCAATGATATTCATAATCTACTATCTGATGTTTCTTCGAAGGACTTAGAATTTCTGCAAAATTTGGAGGTTAACATCAAGTCATGCTTGGAAGGGGATGATGCTCGAGATGTGGCTGGCTCGCCATACATTACATCCAGCAATTTAGAGAACAAG AACTTTCAATCCATGGATACTTGGTCAGTTACCAATATGCAGGACCTTATGGATGATGATGCTATAGTCAAAGTTTGCAGTTTAATCCGGCATCACTTGCAAGGTTTGATGACTGAAATTGCTGCACtcaaagaaaagttcattgtGCACTCAAAATTATTACATGAACAAGGTCACAGTATATCGAATGTACTGGGGATCTTGCACAGAGAAAGAAATTCTCTGAAAGAGTCATTTGAAGCTATGAGGCGAAACATTATGCATATAGAATCAATTGGGAAAGAGAAAGACCTGGAGATTGTTGTGTTGAGAAGAAACATTGCCTTGCTTTATGAAGCCTGTGCTAATTCAGTCTTGGAAATTGAAAATAGAAAAGCTGAGCTGTTAGGAAATAATTTGGCTACTGCTGATCAGGGGACTTACTTGAAGCATGTAACATTAGCTGATGGAGGACTTCCTCTTAGTGGACAAGATAGTGTTTCATCCGAGGAACATATTAGGACTGTGGCAGATAAACTTTTGTCAACAATGAAAGATTTTTCGAGCATGAAAGCTGAAATTGCTGAAGGAAGCCAAAGGGAAATGAAAATTACCATAGCAAACTTGCAGAAAGAGCTGCAGGAGAAGGATATCCAAAAAGAACGAATTTGCATGGAGCTTGTTGGTCAAATCAAGTTAGCTGAAGCAGCTGCTACGAATTACTCGCGAGATCTTCAATCTTCAAAAACACTGGTGCATGATTTGGAGAAAGAAGTGGAAGTAATGAGGGAAGAACAGAAGTCATTACAGCAGAGAGTAAAAGAACTGCAGGAAAGACTCAAATCACTGACAGACGTGTTATCATCCAAAGATCAGG AAATTGAGGCCCTCACACAAGCACTTGATGAGGAGGAGATCCAAATGGAAGAGTTGACAAAGAAGATCGAGGAACTAGAAAAAGTTTTGCAACAAAAGAACACAGATTTGGAGAACCTTGAAGCTTCTCGTGGAAAGGTTGTGAAAAAGCTTTCCATCACTGTGAGCAAGTTTGATGAGCTTCATAATCTATCGGAAAGTCTTCTAGCTGAGGTTGAACAGCTTCAATCACAATTACAAGATCGGGATGCTGAGATCTCCTTCTTAAGACAAGAGGTCACTAGATGCACCAATGATGTTCTTGTCACATCACAAATGAGCAACAAAAGAGATTCAGATGAGATATACGAGTTTCTGACTTGGATTGAGGCAATCTTTTCTCGTGTTGGGGTACCTGTTTTGCATTTTGATACTAAAAACAGTAAGGTGCCTGAATACAAGGAAATAATACAGAAAAAGATTAGTTCTGTTATATCAGAATTGGAGGACCTACGGGGGGTTGCTCAAAGTAGGGATGAATTGTTGCAAGCAGAACGGAGTAAAGTGGAGGAGTTGACACGCAGAGAAGAAACTCTCAAGAAGACTTTGCGTGAGAAGGAATCCCAATTAGATTTGCTTGAAGCTGAGGGAGATGTTGGTCAGGCTGCTAGTTTGAACTCAGAAATTGTGGAAGTTGAACCTGTG ATAAACAAGTGGGCATTAGCGGGGACCTCCACAGCATCCCAAGTTCGTAGTTTGCGTAAAGTCAATAATGATCAAGTTGCTATTGCTATAGATATGGATGATGGTAGCAATAGTAGGTtagaagatgaagatgaagataaag TTCATGGTTTCAAATCACTTACCTCATCAAGAATTGTTCCAAGATTTACAAGACCAATAACCGATATGGTAGATGGCTTATG GGTTTCTTGTGATCGGGCGCTTATGCGACAACCTGCCTTACGGCTTGGCATTATAATCTATTGGGCTGTACTGCATACGCTGTTGGCAGCTTTTGTATTTTGA